CAGGTAGCGGCGCGCCGTGCCGGCACGGCGCCCAGCGTCTTCGCGAGCTCCTGCGGCGCCGTGACCAGGCGATCGAACAGTGGGCGCTTCGGGGGTGTCTCGGCCCGGCAGCGCACCTCGGAGGCCATGAGCGGCCAGAGGTCGTAGACGAACGCGCGGCCGGCCAGAGACTCGCGCACGCGATCGAGGAGCAGAACCCGGGACGATCCCAGCAGGACCGAGAACGCTATCTGCTGCTCGTCGTACGCCAGCTTGACCTTGTCGAAGACGCCCGGCTCCTTCTGCGCCTCATCGATGACGGCAGGGCCCACGGCGCGCCCCCAGCTTCCGCTGCGCAGACCGCGCAACGCCTCCCGCTCCTCAATCGCGTCGAGGTTCACGTACCGGAGATCGCGGTACAAGCGCCGTGCGAGCGTGGTCTTGCCGGTCTGGCGCGCGCCGGTGAGCACCACCAGTCTATGCTTGTCCGCGGGGGGAAGCCGCGTGGCCAGCCACCGGAATATCTGTTTTTTAGATGGCACAGTTGACGATT
This Acidobacteriota bacterium DNA region includes the following protein-coding sequences:
- a CDS encoding AAA family ATPase; the protein is MPPAAVQLSVESSTVPSKKQIFRWLATRLPPADKHRLVVLTGARQTGKTTLARRLYRDLRYVNLDAIEEREALRGLRSGSWGRAVGPAVIDEAQKEPGVFDKVKLAYDEQQIAFSVLLGSSRVLLLDRVRESLAGRAFVYDLWPLMASEVRCRAETPPKRPLFDRLVTAPQELAKTLGAVPARRAATWSTCGSRTRSCCCSRTPAISPARR